In Hyalangium minutum, a single window of DNA contains:
- a CDS encoding TMEM175 family protein: MRNPRVEQYSTTDTRRAEGFADAVFAITITLLVLELRPPEVPPGQLLAGLLHQWPSYLAYVTSYLYIAVIWLNHKHAFLRIRSMNRGLHWANLGILFTTALLPFATGVLSKAVREGDPADEPTAVALYSLVGTFLCGTWVVFFRYLGHHPALLDEGVPAEFFIQETTRAWLGVILYAAAGAFGYLVAPVIALVLFLAVPTFYAITSHGLYELGIVLRRRR; encoded by the coding sequence ATGCGCAACCCCCGGGTCGAGCAGTACAGCACCACGGACACCCGCCGTGCAGAGGGCTTCGCGGACGCGGTCTTCGCCATCACCATCACCCTGCTGGTGCTCGAGCTGCGTCCACCCGAGGTCCCGCCCGGCCAGCTGCTCGCCGGGCTGCTGCATCAGTGGCCGTCGTATCTCGCCTACGTGACGTCCTACCTCTACATCGCGGTCATCTGGCTCAACCACAAGCACGCCTTCCTGCGCATCCGCTCGATGAACCGGGGGCTGCACTGGGCCAACCTCGGAATCCTCTTCACGACCGCGCTGCTGCCGTTCGCGACCGGGGTCCTGTCGAAAGCGGTGCGGGAAGGCGATCCGGCCGACGAGCCGACGGCCGTGGCGCTCTACTCGCTGGTCGGCACGTTCCTGTGTGGCACCTGGGTGGTGTTCTTCCGCTACCTCGGCCACCACCCGGCCCTGCTCGACGAGGGAGTCCCCGCGGAGTTCTTCATCCAGGAGACCACCCGCGCGTGGCTGGGGGTCATCCTCTACGCCGCCGCCGGGGCGTTCGGCTACCTCGTCGCCCCGGTCATCGCGCTGGTGCTCTTCCTCGCCGTGCCGACCTTCTACGCCATCACCAGCCACGGGCTCTACGAGCTGGGCATCGTGTTGCGTCGGCGTCGCTGA
- a CDS encoding AAA family ATPase — protein sequence MQLVSVQVGPFKSIDQPQTVKIDPEVTVFVGMNEAGKTVFLQALHKSDDAAGVAVFDPVEDYPRKDLSAYLRQHTTKPAQVTKLTYKLTAGELDELNRDLHTNLPADFEFSLLRHYDNTLRIQLGIDEKPVLDHLRQDSRLSSDVRAALAAVTSVRSIPKATEHLSLTDNDKGWLASVQQRITKTQWESVTQAEAWNWLQPRLPKFAFFGEYELLPSKLNLTDLARRVEQAKSITTPQNAQQAKASQKPLEPQHRAVLALLRMADISVEDFTRPGGGYESLKARLEAISIKLTDEILEFWKQNEDLEVEVDIRLDPDEQPPFNSGPNIYLRIKNRRHRGVSTPFHQRSRGFTWFFSFLVWFDSVQHQLAVGDPGDRDLILLLDEPGLNLHALAQADFLRYIDRLAEKHQVLYTTHSPFMVHSDRLHQVRVVEDRVKVGTVLSDNVSNSDPRTIFPLQAALGWTLAQNLFISERNLLVEGPSDLLYLQAISSLLEAQGRVGLREEVTIVPTGGLDKVVTFVALLGANGLKLAVLHDYRGRPEQKLEDLVKQKMIAPKALLDVSQFRDLANIGKSSRASDIEDLLPVSLYLDYFNRAFSQQLGSTKVTEADLPAGDRVLDRIERHLSTTRIHIRPSGGFNHYAVASLFVSSPPSSLDADALARFESLFRAVNGLF from the coding sequence GTGCAGCTTGTCTCGGTGCAGGTGGGGCCGTTCAAGTCAATCGACCAACCACAGACGGTCAAGATCGACCCAGAGGTAACCGTCTTCGTCGGTATGAACGAGGCGGGTAAGACCGTGTTCCTTCAGGCCCTTCATAAATCCGACGATGCCGCCGGTGTTGCCGTGTTCGACCCTGTTGAGGATTACCCTCGCAAGGACTTGTCGGCCTATCTCAGGCAACACACGACGAAGCCCGCCCAGGTCACGAAGCTTACCTACAAGCTTACAGCGGGCGAACTGGACGAGTTGAACCGCGACCTGCATACGAATCTCCCCGCCGACTTCGAATTTTCCCTGCTCCGGCATTATGACAATACACTACGGATCCAACTGGGGATCGACGAAAAGCCTGTCCTGGATCATCTACGCCAAGATAGCCGGCTCAGCTCGGATGTGAGGGCAGCGCTAGCGGCAGTCACATCGGTAAGAAGTATCCCCAAAGCGACCGAGCATCTCAGCCTTACAGACAACGACAAAGGCTGGCTCGCCTCGGTCCAGCAGCGCATCACCAAGACGCAATGGGAATCCGTGACTCAAGCTGAAGCTTGGAATTGGTTGCAACCCCGCCTCCCAAAGTTTGCCTTCTTCGGAGAGTACGAGCTCCTGCCGAGCAAGCTGAATCTTACCGACTTGGCACGACGTGTTGAACAGGCGAAGTCAATCACGACGCCCCAGAATGCTCAGCAGGCCAAAGCTTCACAAAAACCTCTGGAGCCTCAGCATCGTGCGGTACTTGCCTTATTGAGGATGGCTGATATCTCCGTAGAAGACTTCACGCGACCTGGAGGCGGGTATGAGTCCCTCAAGGCTAGGCTTGAAGCCATCTCCATCAAGCTGACCGACGAAATACTGGAGTTCTGGAAACAAAACGAAGATCTAGAGGTCGAAGTCGACATTCGGCTCGATCCGGACGAACAGCCGCCTTTCAACAGTGGGCCGAACATCTACCTGCGCATCAAGAACCGGCGGCATCGCGGGGTCAGTACACCGTTCCACCAGCGGAGCAGGGGCTTCACCTGGTTCTTCAGCTTTCTGGTGTGGTTTGACAGCGTGCAACATCAACTAGCTGTTGGCGACCCTGGGGACCGTGACCTCATCCTGCTGCTGGATGAGCCCGGGCTGAATCTCCACGCACTCGCCCAAGCCGATTTCCTGCGGTACATCGACAGATTGGCTGAGAAACATCAAGTACTCTACACCACGCACTCTCCATTCATGGTCCACTCTGACCGGCTTCACCAAGTCCGTGTCGTCGAGGATCGCGTAAAGGTGGGTACTGTGCTTTCCGATAATGTGAGCAACTCAGATCCGCGAACCATCTTTCCACTACAGGCGGCATTAGGCTGGACCCTAGCGCAGAACCTCTTTATTTCGGAGCGAAACCTATTGGTGGAAGGGCCCTCCGACCTGCTGTACCTGCAGGCGATCTCATCCCTCCTTGAGGCCCAAGGACGAGTTGGTTTGCGTGAGGAAGTAACTATCGTACCGACAGGTGGGCTCGACAAGGTGGTCACCTTCGTTGCGTTGCTTGGGGCAAACGGGCTCAAGCTTGCGGTCCTTCACGACTATCGGGGAAGGCCAGAGCAGAAACTTGAGGACCTTGTGAAGCAGAAGATGATCGCCCCCAAGGCCTTGCTCGACGTTTCGCAATTCCGAGATCTCGCCAATATCGGAAAGAGCAGCCGAGCATCGGACATCGAAGATCTCCTGCCGGTGAGCCTGTATCTCGATTACTTCAATAGGGCTTTCAGCCAGCAACTAGGTAGCACGAAGGTCACCGAAGCGGACTTGCCGGCCGGGGACCGGGTTCTTGATCGGATTGAACGACATCTGTCCACCACTAGAATACATATCCGCCCCAGTGGAGGCTTCAATCATTACGCCGTGGCCTCCCTCTTCGTCAGTAGTCCTCCATCCAGTCTCGACGCGGATGCCCTGGCTCGGTTCGAGTCGTTATTCCGGGCAGTGAATGGGCTGTTCTGA
- a CDS encoding protein kinase domain-containing protein produces the protein MLQILSETVLKGTYRIDQRIGMGSMGPVYRATHLGLDKAMAVKLLSPDALTTPQSFARFKREAMVVSGVNHPAMVHVIDFGEEQGTPYIVMEYVDGIDLAEYIAHQGPMPPRQAVAVMRQLVSLLRTMHAQGIIHRNLKPRNIRVLQDGEEDGQLFVKVLAFSLATVFGEPIHSVIQGTQLYMAPELLAGRQSDQRTDLYAAGMIFQEMLSGDRPPPLPLRWGARPLPPAMPVPNVVRQTLWTFCEERPQDRFQSAAEAEHALRACEDALRPTPPVAERNPARPSAQSKPLSREKPPPANGLDVAILTVIQPELFAVLDALGISASQREKDAHGTVYFRGSLRSQLTGRDYELVVTCIGAAGNYDASAAAYGVIAKHRPRALLLLGIAAGMREKVQIGEVVLSERVVAYEPAAVVSSGDERSSNTEPRPEIDRLPHSMSQDVTTYRPKPARLEALFRDAGGQFPVAPAGREDEFLNLVATTIKVRAATIASGEKLLRDPAKLRAVKQEQHGKVEVGEMEAAGLVAACRRANVPWLVIRGISDFGDPFKDDRFHDFASRAAATVLADFLAYGLSIPARSGQVTVPVPHYPDEQTRLLSLQLQGARERKKRLQDSGVGTAQVDQEILALRRHLREGGRLRAGDSLGDGRYLLIESVGSGGFATIWRAHDQQAQRIIAIKVLHANLAGDEERRERFFRGARRMAELQHPAVVQVLEQHGEDGGYQYFVMEYMPGGNLRQAVLERLIMPDRIIPIILRVGEALALAHSKGIIHRDIKPANILLDSHGQPHLTDFDLVGALDTTGGTKSGAMGTIVYAAPECLERPQEADPRADVYGLGMTAIFGLHGADLPLQILRGPEPFLEQLPCAEGLKAVLHRATSMVPGDRYEDASEFITALSASGE, from the coding sequence ATGTTGCAGATCCTGAGTGAAACGGTTCTCAAGGGCACCTACCGCATCGATCAGAGGATCGGCATGGGCAGCATGGGCCCCGTCTATCGAGCCACCCACCTCGGGCTCGATAAGGCCATGGCGGTCAAGTTGCTCTCGCCGGATGCGCTCACCACGCCGCAAAGCTTCGCGCGCTTCAAGCGGGAGGCCATGGTCGTCAGCGGGGTCAACCACCCGGCGATGGTGCACGTCATCGACTTCGGGGAGGAGCAGGGCACGCCGTATATCGTCATGGAGTACGTGGACGGCATCGATCTGGCCGAGTACATCGCGCACCAGGGGCCGATGCCGCCACGGCAGGCGGTGGCGGTGATGCGGCAGCTCGTCTCGCTGCTGCGCACCATGCATGCGCAGGGCATCATCCACCGCAACCTCAAGCCGAGAAATATCCGGGTGCTCCAGGACGGCGAGGAGGATGGCCAGCTCTTCGTGAAGGTGCTTGCCTTCAGTCTCGCCACGGTGTTCGGCGAGCCTATCCATTCGGTGATACAGGGCACGCAACTGTACATGGCGCCAGAGCTGCTTGCCGGCAGGCAGAGCGACCAGCGGACGGATCTGTACGCCGCAGGGATGATCTTCCAAGAGATGCTAAGCGGAGATCGGCCCCCTCCTCTGCCCCTCCGCTGGGGGGCGCGACCTCTCCCCCCGGCCATGCCGGTGCCGAACGTGGTGCGCCAGACGCTGTGGACGTTTTGTGAGGAGCGCCCCCAAGATCGCTTCCAGAGCGCAGCGGAAGCGGAACATGCGCTCAGGGCTTGTGAGGATGCGCTGCGTCCCACTCCACCGGTGGCAGAGCGCAACCCCGCACGGCCCTCGGCCCAATCCAAGCCCCTCTCCCGCGAGAAGCCCCCGCCAGCCAACGGCCTGGACGTCGCCATCCTTACGGTCATCCAGCCCGAGCTCTTTGCCGTGCTCGACGCTTTGGGCATCTCTGCTTCTCAGAGAGAGAAGGATGCACACGGGACTGTGTACTTTCGCGGTTCACTGCGCTCGCAACTCACTGGGAGGGACTACGAACTCGTGGTGACGTGCATCGGTGCTGCCGGCAATTACGATGCATCCGCCGCCGCCTATGGCGTGATTGCGAAGCATCGACCCCGAGCGCTGCTCCTGCTGGGCATTGCTGCGGGAATGCGGGAGAAAGTCCAGATCGGGGAGGTTGTCCTCTCCGAACGCGTGGTGGCCTATGAACCTGCTGCTGTCGTGTCGTCGGGCGATGAGCGCTCATCGAACACGGAACCACGCCCCGAGATCGATAGGCTGCCCCACTCAATGAGTCAGGATGTCACCACCTACAGGCCCAAGCCCGCCAGACTCGAGGCCCTATTCCGCGATGCCGGAGGACAGTTCCCTGTTGCGCCGGCCGGCCGAGAGGACGAGTTTCTAAACCTGGTCGCCACGACCATCAAGGTACGTGCCGCGACGATTGCCAGCGGGGAGAAGCTGCTGAGAGACCCAGCCAAGCTCCGAGCCGTCAAGCAGGAGCAGCATGGCAAGGTCGAGGTGGGCGAAATGGAAGCTGCGGGGCTGGTGGCTGCGTGCCGCCGCGCCAATGTCCCCTGGCTGGTCATCCGGGGCATCTCGGACTTTGGAGATCCATTCAAGGATGATCGTTTCCACGATTTCGCTTCACGTGCGGCAGCGACGGTCCTCGCGGATTTCCTGGCGTATGGGCTTTCCATTCCTGCCCGCTCGGGTCAGGTGACGGTGCCCGTTCCTCACTACCCCGATGAGCAGACCCGCCTCTTGAGCCTTCAGCTTCAGGGCGCACGGGAGCGGAAGAAGCGGCTCCAGGACTCTGGGGTTGGGACGGCTCAGGTTGATCAAGAGATTCTGGCTCTGCGCCGTCACCTCCGAGAAGGAGGCCGGCTTCGAGCGGGTGATTCGCTAGGGGATGGCCGATACCTGCTGATCGAGTCCGTAGGCAGTGGAGGCTTCGCTACCATCTGGAGAGCACACGATCAGCAGGCGCAGAGGATCATCGCCATCAAGGTGCTGCATGCGAACCTGGCCGGCGATGAGGAACGACGGGAGCGATTCTTCCGCGGGGCGCGACGCATGGCGGAACTCCAGCACCCCGCAGTGGTTCAGGTGCTCGAGCAACACGGCGAAGACGGTGGGTACCAGTACTTCGTCATGGAATACATGCCTGGTGGAAACCTTCGTCAAGCAGTGCTCGAAAGACTCATCATGCCCGACAGAATCATTCCCATCATCCTCCGTGTCGGAGAAGCACTCGCGCTGGCTCACTCAAAGGGGATCATCCACCGCGATATCAAGCCCGCCAACATCCTCTTGGACAGCCATGGACAACCCCACCTTACGGACTTCGACCTCGTGGGTGCACTCGATACGACAGGAGGGACGAAGAGTGGAGCGATGGGGACCATCGTGTACGCGGCACCAGAGTGCCTGGAGCGTCCCCAGGAGGCAGACCCGAGGGCCGACGTCTATGGCCTTGGCATGACCGCCATCTTCGGGCTCCATGGAGCCGATCTGCCATTGCAGATCCTGAGGGGGCCCGAGCCCTTTCTCGAGCAACTTCCCTGCGCTGAAGGGCTGAAGGCGGTCCTGCACCGCGCCACCAGCATGGTTCCGGGCGATCGCTATGAAGATGCAAGCGAGTTCATCACGGCCCTTAGCGCATCGGGCGAATAG
- a CDS encoding RCC1 domain-containing protein, which translates to MLSALPLLGCGLGQGSPSPVSERNLSTAGALTGWASDDPGQAFASTFFSEVQAGYDNTCGVKTDGTLACWGEDSYGQSSPPAGSFTQVSAGNSHACGLDTAGAVSCWGNNSGGQATPPTGSFTQVSAGTSHTCGVKTDGTLACWGFNSYGESSPPAGTFTQVSAGMQHTCGVKTNGTVACWGLNFARQASPPVGTFTQVSAGYASTCGVRTNGTLACWGFAHAPGSPPTGTFTQVSVGGYHTCGLRQDGTVACWGANNDGQSSAPAGLFTQVSADGYHTCGLRQDGTVECWGNNFAGQTSPP; encoded by the coding sequence ATGTTGAGTGCACTGCCGTTGCTGGGATGCGGCCTGGGACAGGGCTCCCCCTCCCCCGTCAGCGAGCGGAACCTCTCGACAGCAGGAGCGCTCACTGGGTGGGCGAGCGATGATCCAGGACAAGCTTTTGCATCCACCTTCTTCTCAGAGGTTCAGGCGGGTTATGACAACACCTGCGGCGTGAAGACGGACGGAACGCTCGCGTGCTGGGGGGAGGACTCCTACGGCCAGTCGTCGCCGCCAGCTGGCAGCTTCACGCAGGTCAGCGCGGGCAATAGCCATGCCTGTGGGTTGGATACGGCCGGGGCCGTCTCGTGCTGGGGGAACAACAGCGGGGGCCAGGCCACGCCGCCCACCGGCAGCTTCACGCAGGTCAGCGCGGGCACTTCCCACACGTGCGGCGTGAAGACGGACGGGACGCTCGCGTGCTGGGGCTTCAACTCCTACGGCGAGTCCTCACCGCCCGCGGGAACCTTCACGCAGGTCAGCGCGGGCATGCAGCATACCTGTGGAGTGAAGACGAACGGGACCGTCGCGTGCTGGGGACTCAACTTCGCCCGCCAGGCCTCACCTCCCGTGGGGACCTTCACCCAGGTCAGTGCGGGCTACGCAAGCACCTGTGGAGTGAGGACGAACGGGACGCTCGCGTGCTGGGGCTTTGCGCATGCGCCGGGTTCGCCACCGACGGGGACCTTCACCCAGGTCAGCGTGGGCGGCTACCACACCTGCGGCCTGAGGCAGGACGGGACGGTGGCGTGCTGGGGAGCCAACAACGACGGCCAGTCCTCGGCTCCAGCAGGCCTCTTCACGCAGGTCAGCGCGGACGGCTACCACACCTGCGGCCTGAGGCAGGACGGGACGGTGGAGTGCTGGGGAAACAACTTCGCCGGGCAGACCTCACCCCCGTAG
- a CDS encoding discoidin domain-containing protein → MMRRANSPLVATLALFLTAAAPDPRATPVLDTFDDLTPWRVAASDGVSVSKAPVPGAQGGALRLSFNLGPSAGYAFARQDLPLCLPDNFELAFLVRGEAAPNNLEFKLVDASGDNVWWHVRRDFQFSREWREVRIKRRQISFAWGPLEDKTLRCTATLEFVVSAGSGGGAGWIEIDQLMLRHLPADSGTPPPITASATTANGLAPLAVDNDPATAWRSPAPARDPQILTLDLGRMREFGGLSLLWLPGAHARDYDIELSDEGLHWRLLRRVHGGDGGEDPIMATESEARFIRIRMQNPAGQGFGLADIRVEPLQFGADANAFLTELARRAPRGLYPRGFAGQQTYWTLIGVKSGGDGALLSEDGALEIGRGGVSIEPFVIEAGRLTTWADAAIAHRLADNALPIPSVEWTRPSWKLTVAAFVAGERGNERLVGRYTLKNLTGAPLSLRLALAVRPLQVNPPTQFLTTPGGISPIRTMSWDGTVMSAGLRRIYPLQRPDMASVSTFDSGAYPQRLMRADAAGERAAEDETGLASGVLAYDVVLPPDGEKRLGIVAPLTGNTQALPSAAPDSWLDEEEARVAAFWRKELSSAVVEAAGEGREVTNALRTSLAHMLIMQDGPILRPGARSYARSWIRDGAMIAEALLRLGHAEEAKAYLRWYATHLFANGKVPCCVDKRGADPVPENDSHGEFIHLAAEVWRYTGDRALLQSVWPKVAAAAEYMNQQRLSERTPAHLATPERRNLYGLMPPSISHEGYSAKPAYSYWDDFWTLRGFEDAVMLAAAFGDPMTRTRLAAQRDEFRTDLMKSLRLTADRFKIPYIAGAADLGDFDATSTTIALSPGGLRRQLPSDLLEGTFDRYWQNFVARRDGATSWKDYTPYEWRVVGAFVRLGSRDRARQALDFFMNDRRPLAWNQWAEVVGREPREPRFIGDMPHGWVASDYIRSALDLFVYERRDDSALVLAAGVPESWLRGDGVRLENYRTPWGALSLSMQAEGDRLTIRLQGTARPPGGFVIPADLFGPSDALVDGRRAKWSGAELKAARAPAVIVLTRRKGGP, encoded by the coding sequence ATGATGAGGCGCGCGAACTCCCCTCTTGTTGCCACCCTGGCGCTCTTCCTGACGGCGGCCGCGCCTGATCCGCGAGCGACGCCGGTGCTCGACACCTTCGACGACCTCACGCCTTGGCGGGTGGCGGCGTCGGATGGCGTCTCCGTCTCGAAAGCGCCGGTGCCGGGTGCGCAGGGCGGTGCGCTCCGGCTGTCCTTCAACCTAGGCCCATCCGCCGGCTACGCCTTCGCTCGCCAGGACCTTCCGCTCTGCCTGCCGGACAACTTCGAGCTCGCCTTCCTCGTGCGCGGCGAGGCAGCACCCAACAATCTCGAGTTCAAGCTGGTAGACGCCAGCGGCGACAATGTCTGGTGGCATGTCCGGCGCGACTTCCAGTTCAGCCGCGAGTGGCGCGAAGTGCGCATCAAGAGACGCCAGATCTCCTTCGCCTGGGGTCCCCTTGAGGACAAGACCCTGCGCTGTACCGCAACGCTCGAGTTCGTGGTCAGCGCGGGCAGTGGCGGCGGCGCGGGATGGATAGAGATAGACCAGCTCATGCTCCGGCACCTCCCGGCTGATTCCGGAACTCCGCCGCCGATCACCGCGAGCGCCACAACTGCGAACGGCCTTGCGCCACTCGCCGTCGACAACGATCCAGCGACCGCATGGCGCAGTCCTGCACCGGCCCGCGATCCACAGATACTGACGCTCGATCTCGGCCGCATGCGCGAATTCGGTGGGCTCTCGCTCCTGTGGCTGCCGGGCGCTCACGCGCGCGATTACGACATCGAGCTCTCGGACGAGGGGCTCCACTGGCGCCTGCTGCGCCGCGTGCACGGTGGAGACGGTGGCGAAGACCCGATCATGGCGACGGAGTCGGAGGCCCGTTTCATCCGGATCCGCATGCAGAACCCCGCCGGGCAGGGCTTCGGGCTCGCGGACATTCGCGTCGAGCCGCTTCAGTTTGGCGCCGATGCGAACGCCTTCCTCACGGAGCTGGCCCGCCGGGCGCCGCGCGGCCTCTATCCGCGAGGATTCGCCGGTCAGCAGACCTACTGGACGCTGATAGGCGTCAAGAGTGGCGGCGACGGCGCGCTCTTGTCCGAGGACGGCGCACTGGAGATCGGCCGCGGCGGCGTTTCCATTGAACCCTTCGTCATTGAGGCGGGCCGCCTCACAACCTGGGCGGACGCGGCAATCGCGCATCGCCTCGCGGACAACGCTCTGCCAATCCCTTCGGTGGAGTGGACACGTCCCTCCTGGAAGCTGACGGTGGCCGCCTTCGTGGCGGGTGAGCGCGGAAACGAACGTCTCGTTGGCCGCTACACGCTGAAGAACCTCACCGGCGCACCGCTCTCGCTGCGTCTTGCCCTGGCTGTCCGTCCGCTGCAAGTGAATCCTCCCACGCAGTTTCTGACAACGCCGGGCGGCATCAGTCCGATCCGCACGATGTCGTGGGACGGCACGGTGATGAGCGCGGGCCTGCGCCGCATCTACCCGCTCCAGCGCCCGGACATGGCGAGCGTCTCAACCTTCGACAGCGGCGCCTATCCTCAACGCCTCATGAGGGCTGATGCCGCGGGCGAACGCGCGGCCGAGGACGAGACGGGCCTTGCCTCTGGGGTACTTGCCTACGATGTCGTCCTGCCGCCAGACGGAGAGAAGCGCCTGGGCATTGTCGCACCGCTGACGGGCAACACTCAGGCCCTGCCAAGTGCGGCACCCGACAGCTGGCTCGATGAAGAGGAGGCACGCGTCGCCGCCTTCTGGCGGAAGGAGCTCTCCAGCGCCGTGGTTGAGGCAGCCGGCGAAGGGCGCGAGGTGACCAACGCCCTGCGCACCTCGCTCGCGCACATGCTCATCATGCAGGACGGGCCGATCCTGCGTCCTGGAGCACGGTCCTATGCGCGCTCCTGGATCCGCGACGGCGCGATGATCGCCGAGGCGCTCCTGCGTCTGGGTCACGCGGAGGAAGCCAAGGCCTATCTGCGCTGGTACGCAACGCACCTGTTCGCCAACGGCAAGGTCCCCTGCTGCGTCGATAAGCGCGGAGCCGATCCCGTTCCGGAGAATGACAGTCACGGCGAGTTCATCCACCTCGCGGCGGAAGTCTGGCGCTACACCGGCGACCGTGCCCTGCTTCAGTCCGTCTGGCCGAAGGTGGCAGCGGCGGCGGAGTACATGAATCAGCAGCGCCTCTCCGAGCGCACACCGGCCCATCTCGCCACGCCCGAGCGGCGCAACCTCTACGGGCTCATGCCGCCCTCCATCTCGCATGAAGGCTATTCAGCGAAGCCCGCCTACTCCTACTGGGACGATTTCTGGACGCTGCGAGGCTTCGAGGACGCCGTCATGCTCGCGGCGGCGTTCGGCGATCCTATGACACGGACGCGCCTTGCCGCTCAGCGCGATGAATTCCGCACCGATCTGATGAAGTCCCTTCGTCTGACCGCGGACCGGTTCAAGATTCCCTATATCGCCGGTGCCGCCGACCTGGGCGACTTCGACGCCACCTCGACGACGATCGCGCTCTCGCCCGGCGGACTCCGCCGTCAGCTGCCCTCGGATCTCCTGGAAGGAACGTTCGATCGCTACTGGCAGAACTTCGTGGCGCGCCGCGATGGCGCTACCTCATGGAAGGATTACACGCCTTATGAATGGCGCGTGGTGGGCGCGTTTGTCCGCCTCGGGAGCCGCGACCGGGCCAGACAGGCCCTCGATTTCTTCATGAACGATCGCCGCCCGCTCGCTTGGAACCAGTGGGCGGAGGTCGTCGGCCGCGAACCGCGCGAGCCACGCTTCATCGGCGACATGCCGCACGGCTGGGTTGCCTCCGACTACATCCGCTCAGCGCTGGACCTCTTCGTGTATGAGCGGCGCGACGACAGCGCGCTCGTGCTCGCGGCTGGCGTTCCAGAGAGCTGGCTGCGCGGTGACGGCGTACGTCTCGAGAATTACCGTACGCCGTGGGGAGCGCTGAGCCTCTCCATGCAAGCGGAGGGTGATCGGCTGACCATTCGCCTCCAGGGCACCGCCCGGCCACCTGGCGGTTTCGTCATTCCCGCTGATCTCTTCGGCCCTTCCGACGCGCTCGTCGACGGCCGGCGCGCGAAGTGGAGCGGCGCTGAGCTCAAGGCCGCGCGCGCTCCGGCGGTCATCGTCCTCACCCGCCGGAAGGGAGGTCCCTGA
- a CDS encoding redoxin domain-containing protein, with product MATLAPPPPASGVLAHGLPAGTLAPELDLLSTPDGRRVKLSDQKGSPAVLVFYPGDFTPVCTNELGLFNELMPVFGQFGAKVFGISCDSLWSHIAFAKELHIQIPLLSDFHPKGEVSRRYNIYREDVGICERALYVIDGKGVIYWSYVSPIELNPGADGVIDALERLTGKQMEFPTFQPQQQPLQPEARP from the coding sequence ATGGCCACACTCGCTCCTCCTCCTCCAGCTTCGGGCGTCCTTGCGCACGGTCTGCCAGCCGGTACGCTCGCACCCGAGCTGGACCTTCTATCCACCCCTGATGGGCGACGGGTCAAGCTCTCGGACCAGAAGGGCTCCCCCGCCGTCCTCGTCTTCTACCCGGGGGACTTCACCCCTGTCTGCACCAACGAGCTGGGGCTCTTCAACGAGCTGATGCCCGTGTTCGGCCAGTTCGGCGCGAAGGTGTTCGGCATCTCGTGCGACTCCCTCTGGAGCCACATCGCCTTCGCCAAGGAGCTCCACATCCAGATTCCGCTCCTCTCCGACTTCCATCCGAAGGGAGAGGTCTCGCGCCGCTACAACATCTACCGGGAGGACGTCGGCATCTGCGAGCGGGCGCTCTACGTTATCGACGGCAAGGGCGTCATCTACTGGAGCTACGTCTCGCCCATCGAGCTCAACCCCGGCGCGGACGGCGTCATCGACGCGCTCGAGCGGCTGACCGGCAAGCAGATGGAGTTCCCCACCTTCCAGCCACAGCAGCAGCCACTTCAGCCGGAGGCCCGGCCATGA
- a CDS encoding DsbA family protein has protein sequence MSRLRRGVDANDWARGPADAPVTLLEYGDFECPFCGRAFWELKRLESAVGDRVRFVSRHFPLTQLHPHALLAAEAAETAGAQGKFWEMHDMLFQNQQNLEAPALLTYAADLGLDMGRFTRDLQEHRCLPKVQRDFIEGVRSGVNGTPTFFINGERHNGAYTAEALLAAIEQRMGPDIEPMTGLPWEGGRVPRMGRPHSRM, from the coding sequence ATGAGCAGACTTCGTAGAGGCGTGGACGCCAATGACTGGGCGCGGGGGCCGGCCGATGCCCCCGTCACCCTCCTGGAGTACGGCGACTTCGAGTGTCCCTTCTGTGGGCGCGCCTTCTGGGAGCTGAAGCGGCTTGAGAGCGCTGTCGGAGATCGGGTCCGCTTCGTCTCCCGCCACTTCCCCCTCACCCAGCTCCACCCGCACGCGCTGCTGGCCGCGGAGGCCGCGGAGACCGCCGGCGCGCAGGGAAAGTTCTGGGAGATGCACGACATGCTCTTCCAGAACCAGCAGAACCTGGAGGCTCCCGCGCTGCTGACGTACGCGGCCGACCTGGGGCTCGACATGGGCCGCTTCACTCGCGACCTCCAGGAGCACCGCTGCCTGCCGAAGGTCCAGCGCGACTTCATCGAGGGCGTGCGCAGTGGCGTGAACGGTACCCCGACCTTTTTCATCAACGGGGAGCGCCACAACGGCGCCTACACGGCCGAAGCGCTGCTCGCCGCCATCGAGCAGCGGATGGGGCCCGACATCGAGCCGATGACGGGGCTTCCCTGGGAAGGCGGTCGCGTGCCGCGCATGGGCCGGCCCCATTCGCGCATGTAG